The following are encoded together in the Mycosarcoma maydis chromosome 4, whole genome shotgun sequence genome:
- a CDS encoding uncharacterized protein (related to Histidine triad protein), producing MTSHTLARFDSSKELSDDCAFCRIIAGQSAAYIVYEDEHNLAFLDILPLRRGHTLVVPKKHVEQVSHLDQQTAAWLSNALVQTTRAVGKALDDERLQVITNQIYAQLVPHVHFHIVPAAARPSADEKTKKPAASHALATMGLGHGREELDDQEAEELCRKIRQAAQQLSNGPDAKL from the exons ATGACTTCGCACACTTTAGCCCGCTTCGATTCGAGCAAGGAGCTATCGGACGACTGCGCGTTTTGCCGCATCATCGCTGGTCAATCTGCTGCGTACATTGTGTATGAAGATGAGCACAATCTAGCTTTTCTGGACATCTTGCCCTTGAGACGCGGACACACACTCGTCGTTCCGAAAAAGCACGTCGAACAAGTATCGCATTTGGATCAGCAAACGGCTGCTTGGTTGTCGAATGCGCTTGTGCAGACCACAAGAGCTGTTGGGAAAG CTCTGGACGACGAAAGACTGCAGGTGATCACCAACCAGATCTACGCACAGCTTGTTCCTCAT GTTCACTTCCACATTGTTCCCGCTGCCGCGCGACCGAGTGCAGACGAAAAAACCAAGAAGCCGGCGGCAAGCCATGCTCTCGCCACGATGGGGCTCGGCCACGGACGTGAAGAGCTAGATGATCAAGAAGCCGAAGAGCTGTGCAGAAAGA